The Lactobacillus sp. CBA3605 genome contains a region encoding:
- the murA gene encoding UDP-N-acetylglucosamine 1-carboxyvinyltransferase: MEEIVVHGGQRLAGNVHIEGAKNAVLPILAAGLLASSGVTHLTNVPVLSDVFTMNNVLRFLNTKVEFDEINKTVDIDASQPLSAEAPFQYVSKMRASIVVMGPLLARLGHAKVAMPGGCAIGSRPIDLHLKGLSALGAEIERHDGYVEATADKLRGATIYLDFPSVGATQNIMMAATLAEGTTVMENVAREPEIVDLANILNQMGAKVIGAGTETIRIEGVPAMHGCEHSIVQDRIEAGTFMVAAAVTQGDVLIEDAIAEHNKPLISKMREMGVTVTEEAGGIRVIGPLKLKPTSVKTMPHPGFPTDMQPQMTILQLCAQGTSLLTETVFENRFMHLEELRRMNADFKIEGRSVIMYGPTNFNGAQVTATDLRAAAALVIAGLVSRGYTEVTNLKYLDRGYFNFHGKLAKLGAEIERINVPDEAVYALNPDFASETAERA, translated from the coding sequence ATGGAAGAAATTGTAGTTCATGGCGGTCAACGGTTGGCGGGTAATGTCCATATCGAAGGCGCCAAGAATGCCGTTTTGCCAATTTTGGCAGCCGGCTTATTGGCTAGTTCAGGTGTCACACATTTAACCAATGTACCGGTGTTATCCGACGTGTTCACGATGAACAATGTCTTACGCTTTTTAAATACTAAAGTTGAATTTGATGAAATTAATAAAACGGTTGATATCGATGCGAGTCAACCATTGTCAGCAGAAGCACCTTTCCAATATGTATCAAAAATGCGAGCTTCAATCGTTGTCATGGGACCATTATTGGCGCGGTTAGGGCATGCTAAAGTTGCGATGCCTGGTGGCTGTGCCATCGGTTCACGTCCAATCGACTTACATCTGAAAGGCTTAAGTGCCTTGGGAGCTGAAATCGAGCGGCATGACGGCTATGTTGAAGCAACCGCTGATAAATTACGGGGGGCGACGATTTACTTGGACTTTCCAAGTGTCGGTGCAACGCAGAATATCATGATGGCTGCGACCTTAGCTGAAGGGACAACCGTGATGGAAAACGTCGCGCGCGAACCTGAAATTGTTGACTTAGCCAACATCTTAAACCAGATGGGGGCGAAGGTTATTGGCGCCGGGACCGAAACCATTCGCATTGAAGGCGTACCTGCAATGCATGGGTGTGAACACAGCATTGTGCAAGATCGAATCGAAGCTGGGACTTTCATGGTTGCAGCAGCGGTGACGCAAGGTGACGTGTTAATTGAAGATGCAATTGCGGAACATAACAAGCCCTTGATTTCTAAAATGCGCGAAATGGGTGTAACGGTTACTGAAGAAGCTGGTGGTATTCGGGTTATCGGACCATTGAAGTTAAAGCCAACTTCGGTTAAGACGATGCCACATCCTGGTTTTCCAACGGATATGCAACCGCAAATGACGATTTTACAGCTCTGTGCCCAAGGCACCAGCTTGCTAACAGAAACTGTTTTTGAAAATCGTTTCATGCATTTGGAAGAGCTCCGGCGGATGAACGCAGATTTTAAAATTGAAGGACGTTCGGTCATCATGTATGGTCCAACTAATTTTAATGGGGCGCAAGTGACGGCAACCGATTTACGCGCCGCTGCGGCGTTAGTGATTGCGGGCTTGGTTAGCCGTGGGTATACTGAGGTCACGAACTTGAAGTATCTTGATCGGGGTTATTTTAATTTCCACGGTAAATTAGCCAAGTTAGGTGCTGAGATTGAACGGATTAACGTGCCTGATGAAGCGGTTTATGCTTTAAATCCAGATTTTGCGAGTGAAACGGCCGAACGGGCTTAG
- a CDS encoding F0F1 ATP synthase subunit epsilon, producing the protein MADNANSLTVSIVTPDGQVYESKTPMLIVRTIDGELGILPNHIPMVASLAIDEVRIKQLETDQDDDEIAVNGGFVEFSDNVATIVADSAERQNDIDVARAENARKRAESRIQDAQQKHDDAELARAQVALRRAVNRLHVAHR; encoded by the coding sequence ATGGCTGACAATGCAAACTCATTAACCGTTAGCATCGTAACTCCAGACGGTCAGGTCTATGAAAGTAAAACACCGATGTTGATTGTGCGGACCATTGATGGGGAGTTAGGTATTTTGCCTAATCACATCCCAATGGTGGCCTCGTTAGCAATTGATGAAGTGCGTATTAAACAACTCGAAACAGATCAGGATGACGACGAAATTGCTGTTAATGGTGGTTTCGTAGAATTCAGTGATAATGTGGCCACAATTGTGGCAGACAGTGCTGAACGTCAAAATGATATCGACGTTGCGCGAGCTGAAAATGCTCGGAAACGAGCAGAAAGTCGGATTCAAGATGCCCAACAAAAGCATGATGATGCTGAGTTGGCGCGGGCCCAAGTCGCTTTGCGACGGGCGGTTAACCGACTACATGTTGCCCATCGTTAA
- the atpD gene encoding F0F1 ATP synthase subunit beta: MSTGKVVQVIGPVVDVEFSLNDKLPDINNALIIHKDGDDTLTVEVSLELGDGVVRTVAMDGTDGLRRGMVVEDTGSSITVPVGKETLGRVFNVLGETIDGGPEFASDAERDPIHRDAPAYDELTTSTEVLETGIKVIDLLAPYVRGGKIGLFGGAGVGKTVLIQELIHNIAQEHNGISVFTGVGERTREGNDLYFEMKASGVLKNTAMVYGQMNEPPGARMRVALTGLTIAEYFRDVAGQDVLLFIDNIFRFTQAGSEVSALLGRIPSAVGYQPTLATEMGQLQERITSTKKGSVTSIQAVYVPADDYTDPAPATTFAHLDATTNLERSLTEQGIYPAVDPLASSSIALDPSIVGQEHYEVATEVQRVLQRYRELQDIISILGMDELSDEEKTTVSRARRIQFFLSQNFFVAENFTGQPGSYVPIKDTVKGFKEILAGKYDDLPEDAFRQVGKIEDAVEKAKTMATD; this comes from the coding sequence ATGAGTACAGGTAAAGTTGTACAAGTTATTGGACCCGTTGTCGACGTTGAATTCTCTCTAAACGACAAGTTACCTGATATTAATAACGCCTTAATTATCCATAAAGATGGCGACGATACCTTAACGGTTGAAGTTTCGCTAGAATTGGGTGATGGGGTCGTTCGTACTGTCGCAATGGACGGGACGGATGGTTTGCGCCGTGGGATGGTTGTTGAAGACACTGGGTCTTCAATTACCGTTCCCGTTGGTAAAGAGACGTTAGGTCGGGTGTTTAACGTTTTAGGAGAGACCATTGATGGTGGTCCAGAATTCGCTTCAGACGCAGAACGTGACCCGATTCACCGGGATGCGCCTGCATACGATGAATTAACAACCAGTACAGAAGTATTGGAAACTGGAATTAAAGTTATTGACCTATTAGCCCCATATGTTCGTGGTGGTAAAATTGGGTTGTTCGGTGGTGCCGGAGTTGGTAAAACCGTTTTAATTCAGGAATTAATTCATAATATTGCCCAAGAACATAACGGGATTTCCGTCTTTACCGGTGTCGGTGAACGGACTCGTGAAGGGAATGACCTTTACTTCGAAATGAAGGCTTCTGGCGTATTGAAGAATACAGCCATGGTGTATGGTCAGATGAATGAACCACCTGGTGCCCGGATGCGGGTTGCCTTGACCGGGTTAACGATTGCGGAATATTTCCGTGACGTGGCTGGTCAAGACGTCTTGTTATTCATTGATAACATTTTCCGGTTTACCCAAGCTGGTTCTGAAGTTTCGGCCTTACTTGGTCGGATTCCTTCAGCCGTTGGTTACCAACCAACCTTGGCAACTGAAATGGGTCAATTGCAAGAACGAATCACCTCAACCAAAAAAGGTTCCGTTACGTCAATTCAAGCGGTTTACGTGCCAGCCGATGATTACACCGACCCAGCGCCCGCTACGACTTTCGCCCATTTGGACGCAACGACTAACTTGGAACGTTCTTTGACTGAACAGGGGATTTATCCCGCTGTTGATCCGTTGGCTTCTTCGTCAATCGCCTTGGACCCTTCAATTGTGGGCCAAGAACATTATGAAGTTGCAACGGAAGTTCAACGGGTCTTACAACGTTATCGTGAATTACAAGATATCATCTCAATCTTAGGGATGGATGAATTATCTGATGAAGAAAAAACGACGGTCTCACGGGCTCGTCGGATTCAATTCTTCTTGTCACAAAACTTCTTCGTGGCTGAAAACTTTACAGGGCAACCTGGTTCATACGTGCCAATCAAAGATACTGTTAAGGGCTTCAAAGAAATCCTTGCCGGTAAATATGATGACCTACCAGAAGATGCTTTCCGTCAAGTTGGTAAGATTGAAGATGCCGTGGAAAAAGCGAAAACAATGGCAACTGATTAG
- a CDS encoding F0F1 ATP synthase subunit gamma, which yields MAESLMDVKRRIDSTKKTHQITSAMQMVSTSKLNQIQKHTSTYQVYASKVESIVSHLAKAHLMSASAGVPNSNSNTISVSELLAQRPVKRTGLLIITSDRGLVGSYNSNVLKQTNDFMRTHDLDADNAVVLAVGGTGADFYKKNGLNVAYEYRGVSDVPTFKEVREIVKTVTSMYHNEVFDELYVFYNHFINRLSSGFRSVKMLPISEETFAQSEQDNRKAKDSRVDVGPEYEMEPSEEAILSAVLPQYAESLVYGAILDAKTAEHASSSTAMKAASDNAGDLIDKLNLKYNRARQAAITTEITEITGGLVAQE from the coding sequence ATGGCAGAATCATTAATGGATGTCAAGCGCCGGATTGACTCAACCAAGAAGACCCATCAGATTACGTCCGCAATGCAAATGGTTTCAACCTCTAAGTTGAACCAGATTCAAAAGCATACGAGTACGTATCAAGTGTATGCCTCCAAGGTTGAAAGCATCGTTTCACATCTTGCCAAAGCTCATCTGATGTCAGCGAGCGCTGGTGTGCCAAACAGTAATTCTAATACCATTTCGGTGAGTGAATTATTGGCCCAACGCCCCGTTAAACGCACTGGCTTATTAATCATCACCTCCGATCGAGGGCTTGTGGGGAGTTATAATAGTAATGTCTTGAAACAGACAAACGACTTTATGCGAACTCATGATTTAGATGCTGATAATGCCGTTGTATTAGCGGTTGGTGGCACTGGTGCGGACTTTTACAAGAAGAACGGCTTGAACGTCGCATATGAATATCGCGGTGTTTCTGACGTTCCAACTTTTAAAGAAGTCCGTGAAATCGTTAAAACAGTCACTTCGATGTACCATAATGAAGTCTTTGATGAACTTTACGTCTTCTACAATCACTTTATCAACCGGTTATCATCCGGATTCCGGTCAGTTAAAATGCTGCCGATTTCTGAAGAAACCTTTGCTCAAAGTGAACAAGATAATCGTAAAGCCAAAGACAGCCGGGTTGATGTCGGTCCTGAGTACGAAATGGAACCGTCAGAAGAAGCAATTTTGTCGGCAGTTTTGCCACAATATGCTGAAAGCTTGGTTTATGGTGCAATCTTGGATGCTAAGACTGCGGAACATGCTTCATCGTCAACGGCGATGAAGGCTGCATCAGATAATGCTGGCGATTTAATCGATAAGCTAAATCTAAAATATAATCGCGCTCGTCAAGCTGCTATTACCACTGAAATCACTGAAATCACTGGTGGCTTGGTTGCGCAAGAATAA
- the atpA gene encoding F0F1 ATP synthase subunit alpha, whose protein sequence is MSIKSEEISALIKQQLESYQTELSVAETGTVTYVGDGIARAHGLDNALQGELLEFNNGVYGMVQNLESNDVGIVILGDFDGIREGDTVKRTGRIMEVPVGDAMIGRVVNPLGQPIDGLGEIKTTNTRPIEHKAPGIMQRQSVNEPLQTGIKAIDALVPIGRGQRELIIGDRKTGKTSVAIDAILNQKDQDMICVYVAIGQKDSTVRAQVETLKKYGAMDYTIVVTAGPAEPAPLLYLAPYAGAAMGEEFMFNGKHVLIIYDDLSKQATAYRELSLILRRPPGREAYPGDVFYLHSRLLERAAKLNDELGGGSMTALPIIETQAGDISAYIPTNVISITDGQIFLDSDSFYSGVRPAIDAGASVSRVGGDAQIKAMKSVAGTLRLDLASFRELESFSQFGSDLDAATQAKLNRGQRIVEVLKQPVHSPLKVEEQVMILYALANGYLDKVAIEDIARYQSELFDFVRTSHQDLFDTIVSTKKLPDADQINGALDEFAQQFQPTAAAAK, encoded by the coding sequence ATGAGCATTAAATCTGAAGAAATCAGTGCTCTAATCAAACAACAATTAGAAAGTTATCAAACTGAGCTCTCAGTTGCTGAAACTGGTACTGTCACCTATGTTGGTGATGGGATCGCCCGGGCACATGGACTCGATAACGCCTTACAAGGTGAATTACTCGAATTCAATAACGGGGTTTATGGTATGGTACAAAACCTTGAAAGTAACGATGTTGGTATCGTTATTTTAGGGGACTTTGATGGTATTCGTGAAGGCGATACTGTTAAACGGACCGGTCGCATCATGGAAGTTCCAGTTGGGGACGCCATGATTGGCCGGGTTGTTAATCCTTTAGGTCAACCAATCGATGGTTTAGGCGAAATCAAGACCACGAATACGCGGCCAATTGAACATAAAGCACCTGGGATTATGCAACGGCAATCAGTTAATGAACCCCTCCAAACTGGGATTAAGGCCATTGATGCCTTAGTACCAATTGGTCGTGGTCAACGTGAATTGATTATCGGTGACCGTAAGACTGGGAAAACATCCGTTGCAATTGATGCAATTTTGAACCAAAAAGACCAAGACATGATTTGTGTCTACGTTGCAATTGGTCAAAAAGACTCAACTGTGCGGGCCCAAGTTGAAACCCTTAAGAAGTATGGCGCTATGGATTACACCATTGTCGTTACTGCCGGTCCTGCGGAACCAGCACCATTACTTTACTTGGCACCATATGCGGGTGCTGCAATGGGTGAAGAGTTCATGTTTAATGGCAAGCATGTTTTGATTATCTATGATGATTTATCAAAGCAAGCCACCGCTTATCGTGAACTTTCATTGATTCTTCGTCGTCCTCCAGGTCGTGAAGCTTATCCTGGTGACGTTTTCTACTTGCATTCACGGTTACTCGAACGAGCAGCTAAGTTGAATGATGAGTTAGGTGGCGGGTCGATGACGGCCTTACCAATCATTGAAACCCAAGCTGGGGATATCTCAGCTTATATTCCAACGAACGTTATTTCAATTACCGATGGTCAGATTTTCTTGGATAGCGATTCATTCTATTCTGGGGTTCGGCCAGCCATTGATGCCGGGGCTTCTGTTTCTCGGGTTGGTGGGGATGCTCAAATCAAAGCGATGAAGTCTGTTGCTGGGACATTACGTTTGGATTTGGCTTCTTTCCGTGAATTGGAATCATTCTCACAATTCGGTTCTGACTTGGATGCGGCAACGCAAGCGAAGTTAAATCGTGGGCAACGGATCGTCGAAGTCTTAAAGCAACCCGTTCATTCACCATTAAAGGTTGAAGAACAGGTTATGATTTTGTACGCCTTAGCCAATGGTTATTTGGATAAAGTCGCAATTGAAGATATTGCCCGTTACCAAAGTGAATTATTCGACTTTGTACGGACGAGTCATCAAGACTTATTTGATACGATTGTTTCAACGAAAAAATTACCAGATGCTGACCAAATCAATGGCGCATTGGATGAATTTGCACAGCAGTTCCAGCCAACCGCTGCCGCTGCTAAGTAG
- the atpH gene encoding ATP synthase F1 subunit delta — translation MSLDNLTIANRYSKALFELAVEKDQTEAFLAELKQLRQVFNDNPQLAEVLTGSLLSVDQKQTTLSTLTDQASEYIKNFIQMLYDYGRMANLVAIIDAFEQRYDESHKIVHAEVTSAVKLSDEQADAIATAFSKRVGAEKVTLSQKVDPAIIGGVIVKSNNQTFDGSVALQLTNLRRALINN, via the coding sequence ATGAGTCTTGATAATCTTACAATTGCAAACCGATACTCAAAGGCACTCTTTGAGCTTGCAGTTGAAAAAGATCAGACCGAAGCATTCCTGGCTGAATTAAAACAATTACGGCAAGTCTTTAATGACAATCCGCAATTGGCAGAGGTCCTAACAGGATCATTGCTTTCGGTTGATCAAAAACAGACAACGTTGTCAACTTTGACTGACCAGGCTTCAGAATACATTAAAAACTTTATTCAAATGTTGTATGATTACGGCCGCATGGCGAACTTGGTAGCCATTATCGACGCGTTTGAACAACGTTATGATGAAAGTCATAAGATCGTGCATGCCGAAGTAACGTCGGCGGTCAAGTTGTCAGATGAGCAAGCAGACGCCATTGCAACAGCGTTTTCCAAACGGGTGGGTGCCGAAAAAGTGACCTTGTCACAAAAAGTCGACCCCGCCATTATTGGTGGCGTAATCGTCAAGTCGAACAATCAAACGTTTGATGGCAGCGTCGCGTTACAGTTAACCAACTTACGACGCGCACTCATCAACAATTAG
- the atpF gene encoding F0F1 ATP synthase subunit B has product MLSHLIIGASGLYLGDMLFIAISFLVLMAIIAKVAWNPITKMMADRADKIANDIDAAQKSRQTATDLADQRREALSHSRSEASDIVADAKQSGEKQRASIVTDAQNEATQYKQNARKDIEQERQDALKNVQTDVADISVQIASKIIKKQLDPKGQQALINSYIEGLGKHES; this is encoded by the coding sequence ATGCTCTCGCATTTAATTATCGGTGCATCCGGTTTATACCTAGGCGACATGTTGTTTATTGCGATTAGTTTTTTGGTGTTAATGGCAATTATTGCTAAAGTTGCTTGGAATCCCATCACGAAAATGATGGCTGACCGAGCCGACAAAATTGCTAACGATATTGATGCAGCTCAAAAATCACGGCAGACTGCCACTGATTTGGCTGATCAACGGCGCGAAGCTTTATCACATTCACGGAGCGAGGCCAGCGACATTGTCGCAGATGCTAAGCAAAGTGGTGAAAAGCAACGGGCTTCAATCGTTACTGATGCTCAAAACGAAGCGACGCAGTATAAGCAAAATGCGCGCAAAGATATTGAACAGGAGCGTCAAGATGCCTTAAAGAACGTCCAAACTGACGTGGCTGACATTTCTGTTCAAATTGCTTCGAAAATTATTAAGAAGCAATTAGACCCTAAAGGCCAACAGGCATTAATTAATTCGTATATTGAAGGGTTGGGAAAGCATGAGTCTTGA
- the atpE gene encoding F0F1 ATP synthase subunit C encodes MGALAAGIAMFGAAIGAGIGNGLVISKMLEGMARQPELSGQLRTNMFIGVGLIEAMPIISFVVALMVMNK; translated from the coding sequence ATGGGAGCTCTTGCAGCAGGTATTGCTATGTTTGGTGCCGCGATTGGTGCTGGTATTGGTAACGGTTTGGTTATTTCTAAAATGCTTGAAGGTATGGCCCGTCAACCAGAATTGTCTGGTCAATTACGGACTAACATGTTCATTGGTGTTGGTTTAATTGAAGCGATGCCTATCATTTCCTTCGTTGTTGCCTTAATGGTTATGAACAAGTAG
- the atpB gene encoding F0F1 ATP synthase subunit A, which yields MGDPVPTVKFLGLTFNIANDISVLLTCVIVFLFVFLLSRHIALKPKGGQNVLEWLIEFTNGIVKGSIKGNDASKFGLYAFTLFLFIFVANQIGLLIHVQVGQYTYVKSPTADPIVTLTLSLMTIALAHYAGIAKNGAKTYFKGYLAPFTLFLPLNIFEQFTNFLTLGLRLFGNIFAGEMLLTLISGLTSSNNWFSYIYSFPVELAWQGFSVFIGSVQAFVFVTLTSVYISQQVSPEE from the coding sequence GTGGGTGATCCAGTTCCTACGGTCAAATTCCTGGGTCTAACGTTCAATATTGCGAATGACATTTCAGTTTTGCTCACTTGTGTGATTGTATTTCTGTTTGTCTTTTTATTATCGCGACATATCGCGTTAAAACCCAAGGGTGGACAAAATGTGCTGGAGTGGCTCATCGAGTTCACGAATGGCATTGTCAAAGGTTCAATTAAGGGGAATGACGCATCAAAGTTTGGTCTATATGCGTTTACGTTATTCCTCTTCATTTTCGTTGCTAACCAAATTGGATTATTAATTCATGTCCAAGTTGGCCAGTATACGTACGTTAAGAGTCCAACCGCTGATCCGATTGTGACGTTAACGTTATCGTTAATGACGATTGCTTTAGCACATTATGCCGGAATTGCGAAAAATGGTGCCAAGACTTATTTTAAGGGCTATTTAGCACCATTCACTTTATTCCTACCGCTTAACATTTTCGAGCAATTTACAAACTTCCTAACGTTGGGATTGCGGTTGTTCGGGAATATCTTCGCCGGTGAAATGTTACTGACCCTGATCAGTGGGTTAACCAGTAGTAATAACTGGTTCAGTTACATTTATTCATTCCCCGTTGAGTTAGCTTGGCAAGGATTCTCAGTCTTTATCGGTAGTGTGCAAGCATTCGTGTTTGTCACCTTGACTTCAGTTTATATTTCTCAACAGGTTTCACCTGAGGAATAG
- a CDS encoding uracil-xanthine permease family protein produces the protein MAKQKAFHNDDVVLDIHDRPKFGSWLGLSIQHLFSMFGSTVLVPILVGLNPGIALFSSGVGTLMYILITRHKIPAYMGSSFSFIVVMQSLMKTAGYPAIAQGTIAVGVVYLIVSLLVTLIGSDWIDKALPPIVVGPIVMVIGLSLAGTAAKDATINGSNYDLRFFAVAMLTMILTVIFNMYLRGFMGLVPILLGIVSGYLIAVLFGIVNFAPVMAAKWFALPNFQIPFISYQPGIYWGAIFSMAPIAFVTMSEHMGHIMVLNKLTKRNFFKDPGLNHTLAGDGTASIIAGLVGGPPVTSYGENIGVLAITRVHSIYVLAGAAFFAIVFSFVGKLSALIQSIPSPVIGGVSFLLFGVIASSGMRILIDNHIDFNQKRNLMIASAVLVIGIGNAYLQIGQFQFSGLAVATVLGIVMNLVLPKQAGNEK, from the coding sequence ATGGCAAAGCAAAAAGCATTTCATAATGATGATGTTGTCTTAGATATTCATGATCGGCCTAAGTTTGGTAGTTGGCTGGGACTTTCAATTCAGCATCTATTTTCGATGTTTGGTTCCACAGTGTTAGTGCCAATTTTAGTGGGTCTGAACCCGGGGATTGCGTTATTTAGTTCTGGGGTCGGAACCTTGATGTACATTTTGATTACACGTCATAAAATTCCAGCCTATATGGGGTCGAGCTTTTCATTCATTGTGGTAATGCAATCGTTGATGAAAACTGCCGGCTATCCTGCAATTGCGCAAGGAACGATAGCCGTTGGGGTGGTTTACTTAATTGTAAGTTTGTTAGTCACCTTAATTGGATCTGATTGGATTGATAAAGCCTTGCCACCAATTGTGGTTGGACCAATCGTCATGGTCATCGGCTTGTCGTTGGCGGGAACTGCAGCTAAGGATGCGACTATTAATGGTAGTAACTATGATTTAAGGTTCTTTGCAGTCGCAATGTTGACGATGATTTTAACGGTTATCTTTAATATGTACTTGCGGGGATTTATGGGCTTAGTGCCAATTTTGTTGGGCATTGTCTCGGGCTATTTGATTGCGGTGCTGTTTGGCATTGTCAACTTTGCGCCTGTCATGGCAGCAAAGTGGTTTGCGTTACCTAATTTCCAAATACCATTTATCAGCTATCAGCCAGGAATTTATTGGGGCGCAATTTTTAGTATGGCGCCAATTGCTTTTGTTACCATGTCGGAACATATGGGCCATATCATGGTTTTAAACAAGCTCACCAAACGTAACTTTTTTAAAGATCCTGGGTTGAACCATACCTTAGCCGGTGACGGGACGGCTTCAATCATTGCTGGACTGGTCGGTGGACCGCCAGTGACGTCCTATGGTGAAAATATTGGGGTACTGGCAATCACCCGGGTACACAGCATCTATGTACTAGCAGGGGCGGCATTCTTTGCGATTGTCTTTAGCTTTGTTGGTAAATTATCTGCGTTAATTCAAAGTATTCCGTCACCAGTTATTGGTGGAGTCAGTTTCTTATTATTTGGGGTGATTGCGTCAAGTGGGATGCGGATTTTGATTGATAATCACATTGATTTTAATCAAAAGCGTAATTTAATGATTGCCTCTGCCGTTTTAGTTATCGGGATTGGGAATGCTTATTTACAAATTGGCCAGTTTCAATTTAGTGGTTTAGCAGTGGCAACGGTGTTAGGAATTGTAATGAACTTAGTCTTGCCAAAGCAAGCAGGGAATGAGAAGTAA
- the upp gene encoding uracil phosphoribosyltransferase has translation MGKFEVLNHPLIQHKLTIIREKECGTKVFREMVNEISTLMAYEVSRDMPLKDIEIETPIVKTTQKTLAGKKVAIVPILRAGLGMVDGVLNMIPAAKVGHVGMYRDEKTLKPVEYFVKLPTDISQRQLFVVDPMLATGGSAIMAMDMLKKRGASNIKFMCLVAAPEGVKALQEAHPDIDIYTAALDDHLNEDGYIVPGLGDAGDRLFGTK, from the coding sequence ATGGGTAAGTTTGAGGTTTTGAATCATCCGCTCATTCAACATAAGTTAACAATTATTCGGGAAAAAGAATGCGGGACTAAAGTATTTCGGGAAATGGTCAATGAAATATCGACATTGATGGCCTATGAAGTTTCACGCGATATGCCATTGAAGGACATTGAAATTGAAACCCCAATTGTCAAGACGACGCAAAAAACTTTGGCTGGTAAGAAAGTTGCAATTGTACCAATCTTACGAGCTGGGTTAGGCATGGTTGATGGGGTCCTAAATATGATTCCAGCAGCCAAGGTTGGTCACGTCGGCATGTATCGCGACGAAAAGACACTTAAGCCAGTAGAATACTTTGTTAAGTTGCCAACTGATATTTCGCAACGTCAATTATTTGTCGTTGACCCAATGTTAGCTACTGGTGGTTCAGCCATCATGGCGATGGACATGTTGAAGAAGCGTGGCGCTAGCAACATTAAGTTTATGTGTTTAGTTGCAGCACCAGAAGGGGTTAAAGCCCTTCAAGAAGCTCACCCAGATATTGATATTTATACGGCAGCTTTAGACGATCATTTGAACGAAGATGGTTACATTGTCCCTGGTTTGGGCGATGCTGGCGATCGGTTATTTGGTACGAAGTAA